The proteins below come from a single Eucalyptus grandis isolate ANBG69807.140 chromosome 3, ASM1654582v1, whole genome shotgun sequence genomic window:
- the LOC120291276 gene encoding disease resistance protein RPV1-like produces MPQSIGKLESLTELHLKSTAFEELPEFIGSLNKLKTLDASYCASLARIPSSICHLASLSRLNLRGCDKLAQLPDSIGSLTSLKHLLLSECHSLRELPDSIGNLESLIGLGLNSTSFEELPEFIGSLKKLKFLDASYCASLVHIAISISHLASLSLLNLRGCDKLGQLPDTIGSLTSLQRLLLLECHLLREMPDSIGKLKSLTELHLKSTPFEELPEFIGSLKKLKTLNASYCASLACIPSSICHLASLSLLDLRGCDKLAQLPDTIGSFTSLQSLLLSECHSLREMPDSIGKLESLTELHLESTSFEELPEFIGSLKKLKTLDSSSCASLARIHRTSSIFVSP; encoded by the coding sequence ATGCCCCAGTCCATCGGAAAGTTGGAATCATTGACCGAGCTGCATTTAAAATCTACAGCATTTGAAGAATTGCCTGAATTTATCGGTTCTTTAAACAAGCTCAAGACTCTTGATGCCTCTTATTGTGCATCATTAGCCCGCATACCAAGCTCCATATGCCATCTCGCATCTCTGTCTCGCCTTAACCTAAGGGGGTGCgataaacttgctcaacttcccgACAGCATAGGCTCCCTCACATCACTGAAGCACTTGTTATTATCGGAATGCCACTCGTTGAGAGAATTGCCAGACTCCATCGGAAATTTGGAATCTTTGATCGGGTTGGGTTTAAACTCTACATCATTTGAAGAATTGCCCGAATTTATTGGTTCTTTGAAGAAGCTCAAGTTTCTTGATGCCTCTTATTGTGCATCATTAGTCCACATAGCAATCTCCATAAGCCATCTAGCATCTCTGTCTTTACTTAACCTAAGGGGGTGCGATAAACTTGGTCAACTTCCAGACACAATAGGCTCTCTCACATCGCTGCAGAGATTGTTATTATTGGAATGCCACTTATTGAGAGAAATGCCAGACTCCATCGGAAAGTTAAAATCATTGACTGAGCTGCATTTAAAATCTACACCGTTTGAAGAATTGCCTGAATTTATCGGTTCTTTAAAGAAGCTCAAGACTCTTAATGCCTCTTATTGTGCATCATTAGCCTGCATACCAAGCTCCATATGCCATctagcatctctgtctctccTTGACCTAAGGGGGTGTgataaacttgctcaacttccggaCACAATAGGCTCCTTCACATCGCTGCAGAGCTTGCTATTATCGGAATGCCACTCGTTGAGAGAAATGCCAGACTCCATCGGAAAGTTGGAATCATTGACCGAGCTGCATTTAGAATCTACATCATTTGAAGAATTGCCCGAATTTATTGGTTCTTTAAAGAAGCTCAAGACTCTTGATTCCTCTTCTTGTGCATCATTAGCCCGCATCCATAGGACATCTAGCATCTTTGTCTCTCCTTGA